In one window of Nakamurella sp. PAMC28650 DNA:
- a CDS encoding ArgP/LysG family DNA-binding transcriptional regulator, which translates to MHIFDAGQLEALRAAVDEGTFDGAARRLHVTPSVVSQRIRSLETVAGRVVVTRTKPIAPTAAGAALLRLARQIATITAEVVQEIGAPPGPDTGVSLGVNADSLATWLLPALATVTPAVLFEIHCLGEDATIDLLRQGTVMAAVTGRPAAIPGCSVEPLGDMRYRPVASPAFVTRWFGDGMTPAALAAAPVVTFDRTDTLHRRFLRLRSRRDIHPPTHQVPSSTEFVQAVRLGLGWGMIPELQVGLDSTDDDLTVVDRKIAVDVPLYWQQWRIPSQALIRIRTAVLAETRTALHRPVR; encoded by the coding sequence CGCAGTGGACGAGGGCACCTTCGACGGGGCCGCCCGACGCCTGCACGTCACCCCTTCAGTCGTCAGTCAGCGCATCAGGTCGCTGGAGACCGTCGCCGGACGTGTCGTCGTGACCCGGACGAAGCCGATCGCCCCGACCGCCGCCGGCGCAGCGTTGCTGCGCCTGGCCCGCCAGATCGCCACCATCACCGCCGAAGTGGTGCAGGAGATCGGGGCGCCCCCTGGTCCGGACACGGGGGTCTCCCTCGGTGTCAACGCCGACAGTCTGGCCACCTGGCTTCTCCCCGCACTGGCCACGGTCACGCCGGCGGTGCTCTTCGAGATCCACTGCCTCGGCGAGGATGCCACCATCGACCTGCTCCGACAGGGCACCGTCATGGCAGCGGTCACCGGCCGTCCCGCGGCGATCCCGGGGTGCTCGGTGGAACCTCTGGGCGACATGAGGTATCGACCGGTCGCGTCGCCGGCCTTCGTCACCAGATGGTTCGGCGACGGCATGACGCCGGCCGCCCTCGCCGCAGCGCCGGTGGTCACCTTCGATCGCACCGATACGCTCCATCGCCGCTTCCTGCGACTGCGCAGCCGGCGAGACATCCACCCACCGACCCACCAGGTCCCCAGCTCCACGGAATTCGTCCAGGCTGTGCGGCTGGGCCTGGGCTGGGGCATGATCCCCGAGCTGCAGGTCGGACTCGACTCGACCGATGACGACCTCACCGTCGTCGACCGGAAGATCGCGGTCGATGTCCCGTTGTACTGGCAGCAATGGCGAATACCGTCCCAGGCTCTGATCAGAATCAGAACGGCGGTCCTGGCCGAAACCCGCACCGCACTCCACCGTCCGGTCCGATGA
- a CDS encoding MFS transporter has translation MTRPSPPPVGSDPTFAGASHESIGPAGSGDPSPPTRRPKPSAHGLRPLLRLRGLRRLMTVRVLSSFGDGAFQGALASLVLFDPTSRSSPGQIAAAVSVLLLPYSIIGPFAGALLDRWSRRQVILWANLLRAAVIGVLAVLLAFGIPTLVLFAVALLVTGAGRFVGSGLSASLPHVVATDSLVGANSLTTTVGSVATAVGGGYALGLKGVLGSGHGAAAVVTATVIFFYLASAMFASKFPRMALGPDETDEPPQPMFAVLQGFAAGFRHVVQRPAVGLNIAVVTLVRFCFGIATLVVVLLFRHHFTEHHGIFKAGTAGITEVLGFAAFGLFLGAVITAPMVAWLGRTRYMVSLMSIAAVVVVGAGLQFTQLSTMIATLTIAFAYQSSKICADTVVQSDADDAHIGRVFALYDTANNIFYVGGFVLGVALVPDDGMSRTAVILVGVVFVVIAAVYGWGMPRCRRFVRKAASCT, from the coding sequence GTGACTCGTCCATCGCCACCGCCGGTCGGGTCGGACCCGACCTTCGCCGGGGCGTCCCACGAGTCCATCGGTCCCGCCGGTTCCGGCGATCCATCGCCTCCCACCCGCCGGCCGAAACCTTCGGCCCACGGACTGCGGCCGTTGCTCCGGCTGCGCGGACTACGCCGGCTGATGACGGTCCGGGTGCTCTCGTCCTTCGGCGACGGCGCCTTCCAGGGCGCACTGGCCAGCCTCGTGCTGTTCGACCCGACATCCCGGTCGAGCCCCGGCCAGATCGCTGCCGCTGTCTCCGTGCTGTTGCTCCCCTACTCCATCATCGGGCCGTTCGCCGGCGCACTGCTGGACCGGTGGAGCCGCCGCCAGGTGATCCTCTGGGCAAATCTCCTCCGTGCGGCGGTGATCGGCGTGCTGGCGGTCCTGCTCGCCTTCGGCATCCCGACCCTGGTCCTGTTCGCGGTCGCGCTGCTGGTCACCGGGGCCGGGCGCTTCGTCGGGTCCGGCCTGTCGGCCTCGCTGCCACACGTCGTCGCCACCGACTCGCTGGTCGGCGCCAACTCGCTGACGACCACGGTCGGGTCGGTGGCCACCGCGGTCGGCGGCGGCTACGCCCTCGGACTCAAGGGGGTGCTGGGTTCGGGCCACGGCGCGGCCGCCGTCGTCACGGCGACGGTGATCTTCTTCTACCTCGCCTCGGCCATGTTCGCCTCGAAATTCCCGCGGATGGCGCTCGGTCCGGACGAGACGGACGAGCCGCCGCAGCCGATGTTCGCGGTCCTGCAGGGCTTCGCGGCCGGCTTCCGGCACGTCGTGCAGCGACCGGCGGTCGGTCTCAACATCGCGGTCGTGACGCTGGTGAGGTTCTGCTTCGGGATCGCCACCCTGGTGGTCGTCCTGCTGTTCCGGCACCACTTCACCGAGCACCACGGCATCTTCAAGGCCGGGACGGCCGGGATCACCGAGGTGCTCGGGTTCGCCGCGTTCGGGCTGTTCCTCGGCGCCGTAATCACCGCCCCGATGGTCGCCTGGCTCGGCCGGACCCGATACATGGTGAGTCTGATGTCGATCGCCGCAGTGGTGGTGGTCGGGGCGGGACTGCAGTTCACCCAGCTCTCGACCATGATCGCCACCCTCACGATCGCCTTCGCCTACCAGTCGTCCAAGATCTGCGCCGACACCGTGGTCCAGTCCGATGCCGACGACGCACACATCGGACGCGTCTTCGCTCTCTACGACACCGCCAACAACATCTTCTACGTCGGTGGTTTCGTGCTGGGGGTGGCGCTGGTGCCCGATGACGGGATGAGCAGGACCGCGGTCATCCTGGTCGGGGTCGTGTTCGTCGTCATCGCGGCGGTCTACGGGTGGGGCATGCCGCGGTGTCGCAGGTTCGTGCGTAAGGCGGCCTCCTGCACCTGA
- a CDS encoding YqgE/AlgH family protein — MSNAERPDEPGSGDEPRGVPRRRPPREYRPAAGMLLVATSELRDPQFRRTVVYLVAHGEEGSAGLVLNRRTETAVHSVLPAWAGHVAKPQAVYSGGPVQPSGAMCLGVSRGGYYPGDGSGLVRVAGRVVLVDLDSEPAIAAATLSGVRIFAGHAGWGEGQLATEIGEGAWFVVPGRDDDILTGPMVDLYFRALRRQGFPLAWEAYRPSEMERN, encoded by the coding sequence ATGAGCAACGCCGAGCGACCGGACGAACCAGGATCCGGGGATGAGCCCCGCGGGGTCCCGCGTCGCCGTCCGCCGCGCGAGTACCGCCCGGCCGCCGGCATGCTGCTGGTCGCCACCTCCGAATTGCGCGATCCGCAGTTCCGCCGGACGGTCGTCTACCTGGTCGCCCACGGGGAGGAGGGGTCCGCCGGGCTGGTGCTCAATCGCCGGACCGAGACCGCGGTGCATTCGGTGCTGCCGGCCTGGGCCGGGCACGTGGCCAAGCCGCAGGCCGTGTACTCGGGCGGACCGGTGCAGCCGTCCGGCGCCATGTGTCTGGGCGTCAGCCGCGGTGGATATTACCCCGGCGACGGCTCCGGCCTGGTCCGGGTGGCCGGCCGGGTGGTGCTCGTCGACCTGGACAGCGAGCCGGCCATCGCTGCGGCGACCTTGTCCGGGGTGCGGATCTTCGCCGGCCACGCCGGCTGGGGCGAGGGGCAGTTGGCGACCGAGATCGGCGAGGGAGCCTGGTTCGTGGTACCGGGACGCGATGACGACATCCTGACCGGCCCCATGGTCGACCTCTACTTCCGGGCGCTCAGACGTCAGGGCTTCCCCCTGGCCTGGGAGGCCTACCGCCCCTCGGAGATGGAACGGAACTGA
- the map gene encoding type I methionyl aminopeptidase, which translates to MIEYKTTQQIEAIGIAGALVRRTLDAVRDAAAPGVRLTQLDDLAHQMIRDGGGVSAYIGYHPSWAPSPYPKVLCVSVNDVIVHAIPDASRLKKGDLVSVDLALLVDGWCADAAITFAVGTASAADQRLMDSTRAALAAGIAAAQPGARLGDIAAAVGSVIRAGRFGLLAGHGGHGIGTSMHQEPHVANEGKPRRGLKLKPGLVIAIEPMLQAGGRDDYRHCKDGWGVRTADGSRAAHFEHTVAITESGPLVLTA; encoded by the coding sequence ATGATCGAGTACAAGACGACCCAGCAGATCGAGGCGATCGGCATCGCGGGTGCGTTGGTCCGGCGGACGCTGGATGCGGTCCGTGACGCGGCCGCGCCCGGGGTGCGCCTGACGCAGTTGGACGACCTGGCCCATCAGATGATCCGCGACGGTGGCGGCGTCTCCGCCTACATCGGCTACCACCCCAGCTGGGCCCCCTCGCCGTACCCGAAGGTGCTGTGCGTCAGCGTCAACGACGTCATCGTGCATGCGATCCCGGACGCGTCCAGGCTGAAGAAGGGCGACCTGGTGTCGGTCGATCTGGCGCTGCTGGTCGACGGCTGGTGTGCCGACGCGGCGATCACCTTCGCCGTCGGCACGGCCAGCGCAGCGGACCAGCGACTGATGGACAGCACCCGAGCGGCGCTGGCGGCCGGAATTGCCGCAGCGCAGCCGGGAGCGCGACTCGGTGACATCGCCGCTGCGGTCGGCTCCGTCATCCGCGCCGGCAGATTCGGGTTGCTCGCCGGACACGGCGGCCACGGCATCGGCACCTCGATGCACCAGGAGCCGCACGTTGCCAACGAGGGCAAGCCCCGGCGCGGCCTGAAGCTGAAGCCCGGACTCGTCATCGCGATCGAGCCGATGCTGCAGGCCGGCGGACGGGACGACTACCGGCACTGCAAGGACGGCTGGGGCGTCCGGACCGCCGACGGCAGCCGGGCGGCGCACTTCGAGCACACCGTCGCGATCACCGAGTCCGGTCCGCTCGTCCTGACCGCCTGA
- a CDS encoding anthrone oxygenase family protein, with translation MGVSAVLDWRASGSAWALAGALLYLSTIVLTVAYHVPLNNRLALLQPSEPGAEASWQRYLHDWTTANHFRAVLALASAVVLTVGTVMNIVDESEG, from the coding sequence GTGGGCGTCTCGGCGGTTCTCGACTGGCGGGCCTCCGGGTCGGCCTGGGCGTTGGCCGGTGCCCTCCTCTACCTGAGCACCATCGTGCTGACCGTCGCCTATCACGTCCCACTCAACAATCGGTTGGCGCTGTTGCAACCGTCCGAACCGGGGGCCGAGGCGTCATGGCAGCGGTACCTCCACGACTGGACGACCGCCAACCACTTCCGCGCCGTGCTGGCGCTGGCGTCCGCCGTCGTCCTGACGGTGGGCACCGTCATGAACATCGTGGACGAATCTGAGGGCTGA
- the leuS gene encoding leucine--tRNA ligase yields the protein MTSEQTGSTRTDDQTTESAPPFRYNAALAADIEARWQDRWAAEGTFDAPNPSGPLAPADPASIPDDKLYILDMFPYPSGAGLHVGHPLGYIGTDVLGRFQRMRGRNVLHTIGYDAFGLPAEQYAVRTGTHPRTTTETNVARYRQQLRRLGFGHDQRRSIATTDVEFYRWTQWIFLQLFNAYYDSDAQRARPIDDLIGEFASGLRPTPDGTAWADLGSTRQQTILADHRLAYISQAPVNWCPGLGTVLSNEEVTADGKSEIGNFPVFRRSLRQWMMRITAYGDRLIADLDRLDWPDSVKAMQRNWIGRSVGARVSFEVLGSPDSRIEVYTTRPDTLFGATYVVLAPEHPLVDAIAADRWPADVRPIWTAGAQTPARAIADYRALAARKSDLDRQETKEKTGVFTGAYAVNPANGAALPVFVADYVLMGYGTGAIMAVPGQDTRDIEFAHAYELPVIRTVQVPADFPEDEAFTGSGPAINSANSEISLNGLEVAEAKTRMIQWLAAHRSGRAEVQYRLRDWLFSRQRYWGEPFPIVYDEDDLPIALPDDLLPLELPEVANYAPQSFDPEDADSTPVPPLGRATEWATVELDLGQGVKTYRRELNVMPQWAGSCWYELRYLDPTNAKVFVDPEVEKYWMGKDPARPNDTGGVDLYVGGVEHAVLHLLYSRFWHKVLFDLGHVSSEEPFRKLFNQGYIQAYAYADARGTYVPAEDVVTSPDGASFTYQGRSVNREYGKMGKRLLNVVTPEEMCDRYGADTFRMYEMGMGPLDISRPWQTRDVIGSQRYLQRMWRAVISEETGATVVTDDAPDEETLKLLHRTIDGVTTDYSNMLYNTAIAKLIVLTNHLTKSAAPTSRVVAEALVLMTAPLAPHISEELWSRLGHQQSLAHGPFPVADPALLVAEEIEYPIQVKGKVRSRISVPAGSPVALVEQLALADEKIVELLAGAAPRKVVVVLGKMVSIVP from the coding sequence ATGACCAGCGAGCAGACCGGGTCGACCCGGACCGATGATCAGACGACGGAATCGGCCCCGCCCTTCCGCTACAACGCTGCCCTGGCCGCCGACATCGAGGCCCGCTGGCAGGACCGCTGGGCCGCCGAGGGCACGTTCGACGCTCCGAACCCGAGCGGCCCGCTGGCACCCGCCGACCCCGCCTCGATCCCGGACGACAAGCTGTACATCCTGGACATGTTCCCCTACCCCTCCGGCGCCGGTCTGCACGTCGGTCATCCCCTGGGCTACATCGGCACAGACGTACTGGGTCGTTTCCAGCGGATGCGCGGCCGGAACGTGCTGCACACCATCGGATACGACGCCTTCGGGCTGCCGGCCGAGCAGTACGCCGTCCGCACCGGCACACATCCGCGGACGACGACCGAGACGAACGTCGCCCGCTACCGCCAGCAGTTGCGCAGGCTGGGCTTCGGGCACGACCAGCGCCGCAGCATCGCGACCACCGATGTCGAGTTCTACCGTTGGACGCAGTGGATCTTCCTGCAGCTGTTCAACGCCTACTACGACTCCGACGCCCAGCGGGCACGACCGATCGACGACCTGATCGGCGAGTTCGCCTCCGGTCTGCGGCCGACTCCGGACGGCACGGCCTGGGCCGACCTGGGCTCCACCCGGCAGCAGACCATCCTGGCCGATCATCGGTTGGCCTACATCTCGCAGGCGCCGGTGAACTGGTGTCCGGGTCTGGGCACCGTCCTGTCCAACGAGGAGGTGACCGCCGACGGCAAGAGCGAGATCGGCAACTTCCCGGTGTTCCGACGCAGCCTGCGCCAGTGGATGATGCGGATCACCGCCTACGGTGACCGGTTGATCGCGGACCTGGACCGGCTGGACTGGCCGGATTCGGTGAAGGCCATGCAGCGCAACTGGATCGGCCGATCCGTCGGCGCGCGGGTGAGTTTCGAGGTCCTCGGTTCCCCGGATTCACGAATCGAGGTCTACACGACGCGTCCCGATACTCTCTTCGGGGCAACGTATGTCGTGCTCGCGCCCGAGCACCCGCTGGTCGACGCGATTGCCGCCGATCGGTGGCCGGCCGACGTCAGACCGATCTGGACGGCCGGCGCGCAGACCCCGGCCCGGGCGATCGCCGACTACCGGGCGCTGGCGGCGCGCAAGTCCGACCTGGACCGTCAGGAGACGAAGGAGAAGACCGGTGTCTTCACCGGCGCGTACGCCGTCAACCCGGCCAACGGCGCCGCGCTGCCCGTCTTCGTCGCCGACTACGTGCTGATGGGCTACGGCACCGGTGCGATCATGGCCGTGCCGGGGCAGGACACCCGGGACATCGAATTCGCCCATGCCTACGAGCTACCGGTGATCCGGACCGTCCAGGTGCCGGCCGATTTCCCCGAGGACGAGGCCTTCACCGGTAGCGGGCCGGCGATCAACAGTGCCAACAGCGAGATCTCGCTGAACGGGTTGGAGGTCGCCGAGGCCAAGACCAGGATGATCCAATGGCTGGCGGCCCACCGATCCGGCCGCGCCGAGGTCCAGTACCGGTTGCGCGACTGGCTGTTCAGTCGCCAGCGCTACTGGGGTGAACCGTTCCCGATCGTCTACGACGAGGACGACCTGCCGATCGCGCTGCCCGACGACCTGCTGCCGCTGGAGCTGCCCGAGGTGGCGAACTATGCGCCTCAGTCGTTCGACCCCGAGGATGCCGACTCCACCCCCGTTCCGCCGCTGGGCCGCGCCACCGAGTGGGCCACGGTCGAGCTGGACCTGGGACAGGGCGTGAAGACCTACCGGCGCGAGCTGAACGTGATGCCGCAGTGGGCCGGTTCCTGCTGGTACGAGCTGCGGTACCTGGATCCGACCAACGCCAAGGTCTTCGTCGACCCCGAGGTCGAGAAGTACTGGATGGGCAAGGATCCCGCGCGCCCGAACGACACCGGTGGCGTCGACCTGTACGTCGGCGGGGTGGAACACGCAGTGCTGCATCTGCTGTACTCGCGTTTCTGGCACAAGGTGCTGTTCGACCTGGGGCACGTCTCCAGCGAGGAGCCGTTCCGCAAGCTGTTCAACCAGGGCTACATCCAGGCCTACGCCTATGCCGATGCGCGCGGAACCTACGTCCCCGCCGAAGATGTCGTCACCTCGCCGGACGGCGCCTCTTTCACCTACCAGGGCCGGAGCGTCAACCGCGAGTACGGCAAGATGGGCAAGCGCCTGCTGAACGTCGTGACGCCGGAGGAGATGTGCGACCGTTACGGCGCGGACACCTTCCGGATGTACGAGATGGGCATGGGCCCGTTGGACATCTCCCGGCCGTGGCAGACCAGGGACGTCATCGGCTCGCAGCGCTATCTGCAGCGGATGTGGCGGGCGGTGATCTCCGAGGAGACCGGCGCCACCGTCGTCACTGACGACGCACCGGACGAGGAGACCCTGAAACTGTTGCACCGCACCATCGACGGGGTGACGACCGACTACTCCAACATGCTGTACAACACCGCGATCGCCAAGCTGATCGTGCTGACCAACCACTTGACCAAGTCGGCCGCGCCGACCTCGCGGGTGGTGGCCGAGGCCCTGGTGCTGATGACAGCGCCACTGGCCCCGCACATCAGCGAGGAGTTGTGGAGCCGGCTGGGTCACCAGCAGTCGCTGGCCCACGGCCCGTTCCCGGTCGCCGATCCGGCGTTGCTGGTGGCGGAGGAGATCGAGTACCCGATCCAGGTCAAGGGCAAGGTCCGTTCGCGGATCTCGGTCCCGGCCGGGAGTCCGGTCGCCCTGGTCGAGCAACTTGCGCTGGCGGACGAGAAGATCGTCGAACTCCTGGCCGGCGCGGCCCCCCGCAAGGTCGTCGTCGTCCTCGGCAAGATGGTCTCGATCGTCCCCTGA
- a CDS encoding carbon-nitrogen hydrolase family protein — MRIAVSQFSPGDDPVANASALVEAAAAAARDGADLLLAPEGSIVSFLTDPAAPGRAAQPLDGPFVAALAQASADHGIVIAAGTFVPDPESTRVHNTLVVVEHGEVVAAYRKIHLYDAFSFVESDHVAPGTQTPPIVEINGVTVGFATCYDLRFPEVFRVLQTGGAQVLALASAWVRGPLKEEHWLTLLRARAIENTCYVVASDQAGRAGIGRSAAFDPFGLQMLDLGTADQGCGIVDISLDRVAEVRRILPSAQHTRFRVDPVPRGPMPLPDPLPTAATRPTPTPLTTPTPTGSPSKDLYPAYQGG, encoded by the coding sequence GTGCGCATCGCCGTCAGTCAGTTCAGCCCCGGTGACGATCCGGTCGCCAACGCCTCTGCCCTGGTGGAGGCGGCCGCGGCCGCGGCTCGTGACGGTGCGGACCTGCTGCTGGCGCCGGAGGGATCGATCGTGTCCTTCCTGACGGATCCGGCGGCTCCCGGTCGAGCCGCGCAGCCACTGGACGGACCCTTCGTGGCGGCCCTGGCCCAGGCGTCGGCGGACCACGGGATCGTCATTGCCGCAGGCACTTTCGTACCCGACCCCGAGTCGACGCGGGTGCACAACACGCTCGTCGTCGTCGAACACGGCGAGGTGGTCGCGGCCTACCGCAAGATCCATCTCTACGATGCCTTCTCGTTCGTCGAGTCCGACCACGTCGCACCTGGCACCCAGACCCCACCCATCGTCGAGATCAACGGCGTCACAGTCGGTTTCGCCACCTGCTACGACCTACGTTTCCCAGAGGTGTTCCGGGTGCTGCAGACCGGTGGGGCCCAGGTGCTCGCGCTGGCGTCGGCCTGGGTCCGGGGTCCGCTCAAGGAAGAGCACTGGCTGACGCTGCTTCGTGCGCGGGCGATCGAGAACACCTGCTACGTCGTGGCTTCCGACCAGGCTGGGAGGGCCGGCATCGGACGTTCGGCGGCCTTCGATCCCTTCGGCCTCCAGATGTTGGACCTGGGGACGGCCGACCAGGGGTGCGGGATCGTCGACATCAGTCTCGACCGGGTGGCCGAGGTTCGCAGGATTCTCCCGAGCGCACAGCACACGCGCTTCCGGGTGGATCCGGTGCCTCGGGGGCCGATGCCGCTCCCGGACCCGCTGCCCACCGCGGCAACCCGCCCGACCCCGACGCCATT